From the genome of Impatiens glandulifera chromosome 9, dImpGla2.1, whole genome shotgun sequence, one region includes:
- the LOC124916596 gene encoding ankyrin repeat domain-containing protein 13C-like, whose protein sequence is MTTTTTSIDVSKYAHSPVHKAIITKDYVSLRKILNALPKFSDPAEIRTEAASLAEEDKADVISSVIDRRDVPNRDTPLHLAVKLGEESATEMLMIAGADWSLQNELGWSALQEAICNREESIVKIIVRHYQPLAWAKWCRRLPRLIATMRRMRDFYMEITFHFESSVIPFISRIAPSDTYKIWKRGANLRADMTLAGFDGFKIQRADQSILFLGDGSEDDKERLPPGTLCMISHKDKEVMNALDGAGAQATETEVQQEVAAMSQTNIIRPGIDVTQAVLLPQLTWRRQEKTELVGVWKSKVYDMHNVVVSIKSRKVPGAMTDEEFFSSCSENETESEEEERQLNDILTEEERKQLEVALKFDSSDVSNAENGDGFVGHRHSCYEARDIPIEEDVDHACSSSSSSSMQEKKGWFGGWRRRDPKNNKGGQIRNVPPRNSLCVEEKISIDLLGDSPPPASPSSNAGGGGKNKHKEGNRENEYKKGLRPVLWLSSDFPLRTEELLPLLDILANKVKAIRRLRELLTTKLPLDTFPVKVAIPVVPTIKVLVTFTKFEELQPIDDDEEEFSTPPSSPSAAERISPTRLSHSSGSSWFQWIKAPYQRTMTSSGGGGAGSSNRIEIIQDPFAIPQDYTWVTAEAKKKRIQEKNKSKKNKGQKNQETKL, encoded by the exons atgacgacgacgacgacgagtATCGATGTTTCCAAGTATGCCCATAGCCCTGTACACAAAGCCATAATCACCAAAGACTATGTCAGTCTCAGGAAGATACTCAACGCCCTCCCCAAGTTCTCTGATCCGGCTGAGATTCGAACCGAAGCAGCTTCACTCGCCGAGGAAGATAAAGCAGATGTCATCTCTTCAGTCATCGACAGGCGTGACGTACCTAACCGCGACACCCCTCTTCATTTAGCTGTCAAGCTTGGAGAAGAGTCTGCAACTGAGATGCTCATGATCGCAGGTGCCGATTGGAGTTTGCAGAATGAACTCGGTTGGAGTGCTCTCCAGGAAGCTATATGCAATCGTGAGGAATCCATTGTAAAAATTATTGTTCGCCATTACCAGCCCTTGGCTTGGGCCAAATGGTGCAGAAGGCTGCCCCGTTTGATCGCAACAATGAGGAGGATGCGCGATTTCTACATGGAAATCACATTCCACTTTGAGAGCTCCGTTATTCCTTTCATATCAAGGATCGCACCTTCCGACACTTACAAGATTTGGAAGAGGGGTGCAAATTTGAGAGCCGATATGACTTTGGCTGGATTCGACGGGTTCAAGATACAGAGAGCGGACCAGAGCATTCTTTTTCTGGGAGACGGGTCCGAAGATGATAAGGAAAGACTCCCTCCTGGAACTCTGTGCATGATATCTCATAAAGACAAGGAAGTGATGAATGCCCTGGATGGTGCCGGGGCTCAGGCCACCGAAACAGAGGTGCAACAAGAGGTGGCGGCTATGtctcaaacaaatataatcaGGCCTGGAATTGACGTCACTCAAGCGGTTCTTCTTCCACAGTTGACATGGAGACGTCAGGAGAAGACAGAACTGGTGGGTGTTTGGAAGTCCAAGGTTTACGACATGCATAATGTTGTCGTGAGCATCAAATCCCGTAAGGTACCAGGGGCTATGACAGATGAGGAGTTCTTCTCGTCTTGCAGTGAAAACGAGACTGAGAGTGAGGAGGAGGAGCGGCAGCTTAATGATATTTTGACGGAAGAAGAGAGGAAACAACTCGAGGTTGCGTTAAAGTTTGATTCTTCGGATGTAAGCAATGCTGAGAATGGAGATGGATTTGTGGGGCATCGCCATAGTTGTTATGAAGCAAGAGATATACCTATTGAGGAGGATGTGGATCATGCATGTAGTAgcagtagtagtagtagtatgCAGGAAAAGAAAGGGTGGTTTGGCGGTTGGAGAAGACGAGATCCCAAGAATAACAAAGGGGGGCAAATAAGGAATGTCCCACCAAGAAACTCTCTTTGTGTTGAAGAGAAAATTAGCATCGACCTTCTCGGGGATTCCCCTCCACCGGCCTCACCCTCTTCAAACGCTGGCGGAGGTGGAAAGAATAAACACAAAGAGGGAAACCGTGAAAACGAGTATAAGAAAGGACTAAGGCCGGTTCTTTGGCTTTCCTCAGATTTCCCATTAAGAACAGAAGAGCTCCTGCCGTTGCTGGACATTCTAGCTAACAAGGTGAAAGCCATTCGTAGGTTGAGGGAGCTTCTTACAACTAAGCTTCCATTGGATACCTTTCCAGTTAAG GTTGCTATTCCAGTGGTTCCAACTATTAAAGTGTTGGTTACATTCACAAAGTTTGAGGAATTACAACCAATTGACGATGATGAGGAAGAGTTCTCAACCCCTCCATCGAGCCCGAGTGCTGCAGAGCGTATAAGCCCAACGAGGTTATCGCATTCGTCAGGGTCGTCGTGGTTTCAATGGATAAAGGCACCTTATCAACGGACAATGACTTCTTCAGGTGGTGGTGGTGCCGGTTCAAGCAATAGAATAGAGATAATTCAAGACCCTTTTGCAATCCCTCAGGACTACACATGGGTGACAGCCGAAGCAAAGAAAAAGAGGATACAAGAGAAGAACAAGTCCAAGAAAAACAAAGGTCAGAAGAATCAGGAAACCAAACTTTGA
- the LOC124916597 gene encoding vesicle-associated membrane protein 722-like, which produces MAGGQQQSLIYSFVARGTVILAEYSEITGNFSTIAFQCLQKLPASNNKFTYNTNGYSFNYLAENGFTYCVVAVESVGRQLPIAFLERIRDDFNERYGGGKAATAVANSLNKDFGPKMKVQMKYCVEHPEEISKLSKVKAQVTEVKGVMMENIVKVIERGEKVDVLVDKTEDLRTQADEYRRGGTQIRRKMWMQNMKIKLIVLGILIALFLIIFFSACGGVRCLK; this is translated from the exons ATGGCGGGTGGGCAACAACAGTCTTTGATCTACAGCTTCGTGGCGCGAGGAACGGTGATCCTGGCAGAGTATTCTGAAATCACCGGAAATTTCTCCACCATCGCCTTCCAATGTCTTCAGAAGCTCCCTGCTAGCAATAACAAGTTCACTTACAATACCAATGGCTATAGCTTCAACTACCTTGCTGAGAATGGCTTCA CTTATTGTGTTGTGGCGGTTGAATCTGTTGGACGACAGCTTCCAATTGCGTTTCTGGAGAGGATTAGGGATGACTTCAATGAGAGATATGGTGGAGGGAAAGCTGCAACTGCTGTCGCCAATAGTTTGAACAAAGATTTTGG GCCTAAAATGAAAGTTCAGATGAAATATTGTGTGGAGCATCCTGAAGAAATTAGCAAGCTTTCCAAAGTGAAAGCTCAAGTTACTGAAGTTAAAGGTGTCATGATGGAAAACATTGTAAAG GTTATTGAGCGCGGAGAAAAAGTTGATGTGTTAGTTGATAAAACAGAAGACCTGCGTACACAG GCAGATGAGTACAGGAGGGGCGGTACCCAGATCAGGAGGAAGATGTGGATGCAGAATATGAAGATTAAATTGATTGTTCTTGGTATCTTGATTGCtctatttctcattattttcttCTCGGCCTGTGGAGGAGTCAGATGTCTCAAATAA